A DNA window from Pleurodeles waltl isolate 20211129_DDA chromosome 12, aPleWal1.hap1.20221129, whole genome shotgun sequence contains the following coding sequences:
- the LOC138267867 gene encoding olfactory receptor 5V1-like, which yields MEHNNHTDITEFILLGFSKLLQLQTFLFTLFLFTYSMTLTGNIGIILVTLMDPHLHKPMYFFLCNLSFLDICYTSTTVPKMLDLLLSQRKSILYFGCVIQLYFFFSFVGSECVLLAAMSYDRYVAICMPLRYPTLMNQRVCLQLAAVSWGSGLLNSIIHTFLVFQLPFCGFNEIDYFFCDIPPLMSLACGDTTVNVVMLLVIGVFIAWTPFMCILVSYTYIISSILKISSTNGRSKAFSTCASHIIVVILYYGSAIFTYTLPLSSYSMDKNHLVSVCYSIITPMLNPLIYTLKNQEVKTAAKKVWRRSLL from the exons ATGGAACATAACAATCATACCGACATCACAGAGTTCATCCTGCTGGGGTTctccaagcttctccagctccagacGTTTCTCTTCACTCTCTTCTTATTCACCTACTCTATGACATTGACTGGAAACATTGGCATCATCCTTGTTACCCTGATGGACCCTCACCTTCACAAGCCCATGTATTTCTTCCTCTGTAATCTGTCCTTCCTGGACATCTGCTACACCTCAACCACAGTTCCGAAGATGCTTGACTTGCTCTTGTCACAAAGAAAGAGCATATTGTATTTTGGCTGTGTGATTCAGTTGTAtttcttcttctcctttgttgGCTCAGAGTGTGTCCTGTTGGCAGCCATGTCATATGATCGGTATGTGGCAATCTGTATGCCTCTCCGCTACCCCACCCTCATGAACCAGAGGGTGTGCCTGCAACTGGCTGCAGTGTCTTGGGGCAGTGGACTGCTGAATTCCATCATACACACATTTTTGGTCTTCCAGTTGCCCTTTTGTGGGTTTAATGAAATTGATTACTTTTTCTGCGACATCCCGCCCTTGATGTCTCTAGCATGTGGGGACACCACAGTGAACGTGGTGATGCTACTGGTCATTGGTGTCTTCATAGCATGGACGCCCTTCATGTGTATCCTTGTGTCCTACACATATATTATCTCTTCCATACTGAAAATAAGTTCAACCAATGGGCGATCGAAGGCCTTCTCCACTTGTGCCTCCCACATCATTGTGGTCATCCTGTACTACGGCAGcgccatcttcacctacacactgcCCTTGTCCAGCTACTCAATGGACAAAAATCACTTGGTTTCTGTCTGTTATAGTATCATCACCCCCATGCTTAACCCCCTCATTTACACATTAAAAAACCAAGAAGTGAAGACAGCAGCGAAAAAGGTGT ggcggcgcagcttgctg